A single region of the Serinus canaria isolate serCan28SL12 chromosome 1, serCan2020, whole genome shotgun sequence genome encodes:
- the UBL3 gene encoding ubiquitin-like protein 3 yields the protein MSSSVPADMINLRLILVSGKTKEFLFSPNDSAADIAKHVYDNWPMDWEEEQVSSPNILRLIYQGRFLHGNVTLGALKLPFGKTTVMHLVARETLPEPNSQGQRNREKTGESNCCVIL from the exons ATAAATTTGCGCCTCATCTTGGTAAGCGGGAAAACAAAAGAGTTCCTGTTTTCACCAAATGACTCTGCTGCAGATATTGCAAAACATGTGTATGACAACTGGCCAATGG ACTGGGAAGAAGAACAAGTCAGCAGTCCAAATATCTTGCGGCTTATTTATCAAGGGAGGTTTCTTCATGGCAATGTGACACTAGGAg caTTAAAACTTCCTTTTGGCAAAACAACAGTGATGCATTTGGTGGCTAGAGAGACACTGCCAGAACCAAACTCTCAAG GTCAAAGGAACCGTGAAAAAACTGGAGAAAGCAATTGCTGTGTAATCCTGTAA